The genomic stretch CTGGTCGCCATTTTTCTCAGCTTTTTTGTACTGGGAACCATTGTGCTGGAATTTACCCGTGCTGTTCGTGTGCGGAGGGGTAAACGTGATGAAAGTATTCCCGTGGCACTGATTCGAATTATATCCAAAAATCGCACCAGGTACGGAGGCTACATTGTCCATATCGGTATTGTGTTTATGTTTATCGGTTTTGTGGGTAAGGCGTTCGACGTTGACCAAGAGTGGACGATGCAGAAAGGTGATGAAGTAAATATCGCCGGCTATGCTGTCACTTTGACGGATGTGAACCAGGAAGAGAGACCAAACCACTTCGCCTGGATTGCATCACTGAATGTGAGCAAGGATGGACAACATGTGACCGATCTTCATCCGGAGAAAAGAATCTATTTTCACACCAATCCGGATCCTAACCGTCGCCAGCCCCACAGTGAACTGGATCTTTATTCCACTTTCCGTGAGGATGTTTACGCTGTTCTTGGCAGCATCGATACCAATAATGATATCCTCTCCATCAAAATCATGGTAAACCGTCTGGTGAGGTGGGTCTGGATAGGAGGATACTTGTTGGTGTTAGGTTCTATTATCGCTTTCTGGCCCGCAAGATCGGGAAGGAAGTAGATGTATTCACATTTGATGATTATCCTGACGTTCTTACTCGTAACAGGTTTTATCATTCAGCCGCTTTTCTCCGACTCGCGCAAAAACCCATTTGCGGAAGGGAGACGTGAAGAGGCGCTTCAGTTGCACAAAAGGAATCTGTACCGCCAGATCAAAGAGGCTGAATTGGAGTTCGAAATGGGTAACCTTTCGGATGAAGATTTTTCCAGGACTCGCAGCCTGCTAAAGGAAGAGGCGTCCCGTGTTCTTGCGCAGATTGAGAGACTCGAGTCGGCGGCATAACCGTCTGGGTGATTAGACTGAAATATCCGGCACAGACCTTCAGTGATTAGAGAATAACTAATATGTTGACGGTTGAAAATCTGCAAAAGTCTTATCATTTGAGACCGGTACTTCAGGGGGTGACTTTCGATGTGCATCAGAGTGAGAGCGTCGGCATCTTCGGTAAGAATGGTGCCGGAAAAACGACACTGTTGCGGGTGGTGGCCCGCATCTCTTCCTGTGATGGTGGAGAAGTGTACCTTAACGGAAATTCTCTCCTGAAAGGGACTCCTTCTGCCCGCAGGGGACTACTCTATATCGGGCACAATCCGAATCTCTATCCCACCCTCACGGGCGAAGAGAATCTTCAGCTCCTGGCAAGGTTGTATGCTGCGCAGGTACCAAAAGAAAATATTCTCGAAGCTCTTGAACGGGTAGAGCTGCTCCATCAGAGATGGGATCCAATTCGCTACTACTCCCGGGGGATGCTACAGCGGTTGGGGCTGGCGAAAGCACTAACGATCCCGTGGCAGATTGTGCTGATGGATGAACCTACAGCCGGTCTCGATGAATCGGGCATGGTTCTGCTGGATGAACTGGTGAATCAGTGGCAGGCAGAGGAGAGGAGCATGTTGATTGTCTCCCATGAGCGTGAATGGTTGGAGCGGTTTTGTCCTCGTATCCTCATTCTTCGAGAAGGTCAGGTTGTTCAGAATAAACCGTTTGATTCTGATAAGGAGACGGCCGTCGCCGAAAGCTGAACCGTGTTTACCGCACTTCTGAGAAAAGACCTCACCATAGAGTTCCGCAGCAAAGAGATAATAATCTCTATGATAACTTTCGGTGTAGCGGTAATTCTGCTTTATGCCTTAGCGTTTCGTCAGTCGCCGGAGGCTATTGAGAGATTTTCCCCCGGCCTGCTGTGGATGGTGTTTCTATTCATAGCAGCCATGGGGGTTCACCGTGCCTTTTCTCTCGAAAAAGAATTTGACGCCTTCGGTATGCTTCTTTCGGCACCAGTGGATAGGAGCATCATCTTTCTGTCCAAGTGGGTCAGCGGATTCATCTTCATTCTGGTATCTCAATTGGTAGTCGTTCCGCTCTTTTTACTTTTTCTTCAAGTTTCGCCGCCTGCGAATCTGGCAGGCTGGATCGGAATTTTTATCCTGACCGATCTGGGCATCACCGCCCTGGGGAGTCTCGTTTCCGGCATAGTCATGCGCGTCCGCATGAGTGAGATCCTTCTGCCTCTGTTGCTGTTTCCTCTCATTACGCCTCTCCTTATTGCCGCTGTGAAGTCCACTGATGCACTCATGATCGGTCTTCAATTCACTTACTGGAAAATCTGGCCACAGATTATTGTGACATTCGTCATTGCATTTGGTGTGCTCGGATATATAATCTTCGATTTCGTGAGTGAGGAATGATGAAAACATTTCATTCAAGATTGAGTTCGAAGGTTCTTCTGGCGTTTATTGTTGCGTCGGCCGCTGTTTGTCTCTTTCTCGTATTAGAGAAGACAAGGATAGATCCCGATCAGCAGATGGCACAGAAAATATTCTATTATCATGTCCCTTCAGCGTGGGTCGGCGCTTTGGCTTATTTCCTGGTTATGGTAGGGGGGATCCAGTATCTACGGACAAAAGAAGACAGGTGGGACAGGTTCAGTCTTGCCGCCGCCGAGAACGGAACTTTCTTCGCCACGCTGGTTCTTATCACTGGTCCAATTTGGGCCACACCGATCTGGGGCACGCCGTGGAACTGGGAGCCGCGACTGACAACGACGCTTATCATCGTTCTAATATACGTGGGCTATTTCATGCTGAGACAATTTGGCGGTGCCCCCGAGAGAATCAGGCGCCTCTCAGCGGTACTCGGAATTGTCGCCTTTGTAGATGTACCAATTATCTATTATTCCGTCGATTTCTGGGCAACTGACGTTCAGTCCCACCCCCAGAGGGAAATGGGGGGTCAGCCTGGTGATGTTCTCGGTACTTTCTTCTTTTCACTAATTATCTTTACTGTCTTGTTTATCTATATGATGAGATTCAGAATTCATCTACTCGGTCTGGAAGCCAGACTAGTGGAGCAAAGCCGTGGCGTATAAATACTTCGGCTACTTTCTGGCGGTGTTGATTATCGTGGCCGGTAGCGTAATCAGTTGGATTCTGTGGATGCTGAGGCGTGAAAAGTCTATCATGAAAAAGTTTGGAGTTTTACTCGAAGGGGAAGAAGAAAATGGGTAAGAATATTGTTCACATTGTTGGCACGGGAACAATCGGTGAACCGCTCATCGGTCTCATGTCTGATTACCAAGCTGAACTGGGCATCGATGAAATAACCTTTCATAAGAATTCACCTCTGTTGCGGGAGCGGGCTAAGGTCAACGATCTCATGAGCAGGGGGGCAAAGCTTGCCGTAGATGGAGATAAAATTGAAAGTTTCAAAGAAATCGATATAAATCCTGACCTTGAATCAGAAGAGGCAATTAAAAAAGCAACCGTGGTCATCGACTGTACGCCGAAGGGGATTGGTCACCGCAATAAGCACAGGTATTACGATAGGTTTGTCAAAGAGGGCAAGGGCTTCCTGGCCCAGGGGAGTGAACATGGTTTCGGGATGAAATATGCACGCGGCATAAACGACGATGCGTTAAAGAAAAAGGGAGAAAACTTTATTCAGATCGTCTCGTGCAACACGCATAACATTGCAGCCATTACAAAGACACTTGCACTTAACCGTGGCGAAGACACACTCGAAGAGGGCCGGTTTGTCTGCATCCGACGATCATCTGATATCAGTCAGACGAGTGCATTTGTCCCGGCGCCGGAGGTGGGAAAGCACAGTGCTGAAAATTACGGCACGCACCACGCCAGAGATGCTGTTGAGCTGTTCCAGACAGTCGATTATTTACCCAACCTTTTCTCATCGGCAATGAGGATCAATTCTCAGTATATGCACGTAATCTGGTTCAATATACGCCTGAAAGAAAAAGTTACGCTGCAGGATGTGATTGACAGATTCGCCGCCGATCCACTCATCGCGCTGACCGAGAAGACGAGTGCCAGTACTGTTTTTTCATTTGGTAGAGACCACGGTCACTATGGCCGCATTCTCAATCAGACGGTCGTTGCGGTACCCACCCTTACGGTTCACAATCAGAACGAGGTGGTAGGATACTGTTTCACTCCTCAAGATGGTAATTCCCTTTTGAGCTCCATTTCTGCGACTGAATGTTTTCTTCACCCAAATAATTGGGAGAAGAAGATTAACGCACTTGCTCACCTTTTTTTCTCTGAAGTATAATTCGTAACTTAGCAAGGGATGAACCTTTTGTCTGCTGACGATACTAAAAAAAATATAACATGAAGGTTATTGAATATCTCAAGAAGGCCAACTCAACTTTGATAAGTTACGAGATTATTCCGCCACTAAGAGGAAGGAGCGCGGAACCGATATTCGAGCTGGTGGAACAACTGATGCCGTACGAACCTCCATTCATCGACCTTACCAGTAGAGCGGCTGAAATCTATTACGATGATCTGCCGGGCGGCACCGTTAAACGCCACATCCGCCGCAAACGCCCCGGGACCATCGGCCTAAGCGCTGCTATCAAGAATCGGTTTGACGTTGAGACAGTTCCGCACCTGCTCTGCCGGGGATTTACGCGCGAAGAGACAGAAGACGCTCTCATCGAACTGTTCTATCTCGGTATCGACAATGTGCTCGCCATCAGAGGAGATGAGACTAGGAAACAGCAATCCGGCACGAGCGGCAAGTCCTATAACAAGTTTACCACAGATCTGGTGAGACAGATCAAGGAGATGAATAGCGGAAAGTACGTCGAGGAAGACTTGGCGGACGCCTATGCTACAGATTTTTGTATCGGCGTCGGCGGCTATCCTGAAAAACACTTTGAAGCGCCTAATCTTGCCGCTGATCTCAGATACCTGAAGGAAAAGGTAGATGCCGGTGCGGACTATATTGTAACTCAAATGTGCTTTGATAACGACGCATTCTTCAATTTTGTCGAAAAGGCACGCGAGATGGGTATAACGGTGCCCATCATTCCGGGGCTGAAGATTCTGACCCGCAGATCGCATCTCACTTCCATACCGAGGAACTTTTTCGTGGATATACCGGAGAAGTTAGCGCAAACGGTTATGGAGCTGCCTGAGAAGGAGGCATATGATGCTGGCGTCGCCTGGGCGCTGCAGCAGTGCCAGGAACTGGTGGAAGCAAAAGTTCCGTGCATCCATTTCTACATCATGCAAGACGCTTCGGCCGTGACGGAGATAGTCTCTCAAATTAGGTAAGCGGAAACAGCCGCCGCCAGCGAGGCGTTCTTAGCGTCAATTTTTCTGTTTAAGACTGACAAAGCCAGTGTATATTTGGTTACTGTGACTAAAATAAGAACAGATATAAACGTTTTGTTTGACGATCGAGACCCGGGTTTTCTTCAGTACTCCTTCGATAAAAGTCTCACAACTGACAAACTGATTAAACAAGGATCGGCTGTCCTCGTCGCTGTTTCCGGCGGCGTCGATTCGGTTGTGTTGCTCCACCTCCTGTCGTGCACGGCGCCGGCTTTCGGACTGACTATCGGCGTGGCGCACTACAATCACGGTATGCGCGCAGAAGCCTCCGATGATGATGAGGCGTTTGTCAAGGAACTTGCGAACAGTTACGGATTGGACTGTTTTTCAGGCAGACTGCCTCGCAACGTTGCTCACGATGGAGAGAGCTGGGAAGCGTACGCACGTCGCCATCGCTATCACTTTCTTGAGAATGAGGCGTCTGCACAAGGATTCAGTTTTATCGCCACAGCGCATCACGCCAACGATCAGGCTGAAACGGTTCTGATGCGTATGATGGACGGCGCCGGTGTAAGAGGCATGGGCGGCATCCATCGGCGGAGAGGTCGCATCGTGCGACCGCTCCTCCCATTCACTAAAGAGCAAATTCTGACTTATGCCAGAGAACAGGAGCTCAGTTGGCGTGAGGATCAGTCCAACAGCGATACCCGCTTTCGCCGTAACAGGATTCGGCACGAAGTTTTACCGCCTATCCTGAAGTCAGATCCCGATTTCATCGAGACTGCATCCAGACTGGCAGATGAAATGAGGAGCCTCGAGAACCTGCTCCGGGCTGAAGTTGAAAACCTGAAGACAAGCCTTGTTTCAAAAGACGCTTTCGGGCGCATAAACATTCAAACATCGGCGATGGCGGCGCTGCCGATGGAAATTCAGAAGCGGTTGATTCACCAGATTGTGGAAGCTGACGCACCCGAATCACCTTGGCGGCATCATCAATGGCTTCGGCTCGAAGAGTTCCTCACCGGCAGTAAGACAGGTCAAGTGCTCTGTCTGCCCTGTGGTTGGCGAATGCTGCGCGACAGGGATCGGTTTATTCTCGCGCACGAGAACGGTGACAGAGGGGAGGCCTGCCGTTTTGCGGCTGAACGTGCCGTATCGGTCGTCTGTGGTGATTACAGGTTCCAGATGGATGTTACAGCGCCGCCGGCTCAATTCACAGCCGACAGGTCAAAGGAGTGTGTAGATTTCCGCTTTCTTGAGAACAGGACGCTAGAGCTTCGGATGTGGCAGCCGGGCGACCGTATGAAACCCCTCGGATTGAAAGGATTCAAGAAAGTGAGTGATCTGCTGATCGACAAGAAGATCGACAGGTTCCGCAAGGAGCAGCAGACAGTTCTGACGGTGGATGGGAAGCTGGCGTGGCTGTGTGGCGTACAGCTGGATGACAGGTTCAAAGTGACAAGCAGAACGGATAAAATGGCCCAGCTTACATGGGCGCATGTTTAACTAAATCAGGAACGAGTGTATGCGGGAACTTTTTACAGAACAGCAGATCGAGACAAAAGTCAAACAGCTTGCCGCTGAAATCTCCGCTGATTTTGAAGGTAAGGTACCTATTCTTATCGGTGTTCTTAACGGCAGTTTTATCTTCATGGCCGATCTCGTACGGGAACTCTCCATCGAATGTGAAGTTGATTTTATAAAGATTTCCAGCTATGAAGGTACAAGCTCCCAAGGAACCGTTCACTTACTCAAAGATATTTCAGCGGATATTACAGGAAGAGACGTCTTAATTGTGGAAGACATTGTAGATTCAGGTCTTACTATGAACTTCCTCATGTCCCGACTGAAGGGGGCTGGACCGACCTCGATCTCAGTGGCAACTTTACTTTTCAAAAAAGAGGTAGCGCAGTTAAATTTTAAGTTGGATTATGTCGGCTTTACAATCCCCAAGGATTACGTTGTAGGTTACGGCTTGGATTTTGATCAGAAGATGCGCAATCTTAAGGGTATCTATCGCCTTGACGGTCAGCAAGAATTAGAGGAGAACGGTTAGCAGATATGGCAAAAAAAGCGACAAAAGGAGACTCAAAGCGGGTGAAACAGAGTCCGACAAAGCAGTCACCAGAAAAAAACCAGCAGAACACTTTTCAGTGGAAACAGGCTGGTAAAACGTCCCTTATCTGGATTGTAATTCTCATCTCGGCAATCTTCCTCTCCAGCCTTTTCACGGGGAGGGGGAGAAAGGAGATGACCATCGACTACTTCCAGTATATGGAATACCTGAACTCGAACATGATCGCTGAGGCCATGATAATTGAGAAAGAGTTTCACGGAAGATTGACAGAAGAAATCGATCTGGTCGTCAATGATCAGGTGATCGGGAAAGTAGACAGGTTTGTTGTCACGTTACCCTATGTTAATGAATCGGTTCTCGCTGAATGGAATCGGAATAACCTCAAGTACAGTTTTCAAGAGAAGAAGATCGACTGGTTCAGCTACCTGCTGAGTATGGGGCCGTGGCTGTTACTGATCCTCATTTGGCTTTTCTTTATGCGCCGGATGCAGGGCGGTATGGGCGGCAAAGGTCTCTTCAGTTTCGGTCGGAGCCGGGCCAGACTGTGGGAGTCCGACAAGCCTCAGGTCACTTTCAAGAATGTGGCTGGATGTGTGGAAGCCAAAGAGGAGTTGACGGAAGTTATCGCTTTTCTCAAGAATCCAGAGAAGTATCAGAAGTTGGGTGGGAAAATTCCGCGGGGTGTCTTGCTACTGGGTCCGCCGGGGACAGGAAAAACACTTCTTGCCAGAGCGGTGGCAGGTGAAGCGGACGTTCCATTCTTTAGTCTCAGCGGCGCCGATTTTGTGGAGATGTTTGTCGGTGTTGGTGCTTCGCGGGTTAGGGATCTGTTTGAGCAAGGCAAGAAGCATGCCCCTGCCATTATTTTTATTGATGAAATTGATGCTGTGGGCAGACATCGCGGCGCCGGACTCGGCGGTGGTCACGATGAGCGGGAACAGACGCTGAATGCACTTCTGGTTGAAATGGATGGTTTTGAGCCTAACACGAACGTGATTCTGCTGGCAGCAACAAACAGGCCGGATGTCCTTGACAATGCGCTCTTGCGGCCCGGCAGGTTCGACAGGCGTGTCATCGTGGATGTGCCCGACCTTCGAGGGAGAGAGGGGATTCTTGAGGTACATACCAAAGAGATTCCCATGCACAAGAATGTGGACTTGAAAGTTGTGGCTAAAGGTACTCCCGGACTTGTCGGTGCGGACCTAGCGAATTTGGTCAATGAGGCGTCACTCCTGGCGGCACGGAATGGTAAATCCAAAGTCTCCATGGAAGATTTTGAAGAAGCCAAGGATAAAGTAATGATGGGCGTCGAACGGAAGAGCATGATCCTGAGTGACGAAGAGAAAGAGCTTACCTCATACCACGAATCGGGCCACGCCCTTATGGCAAAGCTTCTCCCTGATGCAGATCCCGTGCACAAGGTCACGATCATTCCGCGAGGCCGCGCACTCGGTCTTACCGCCCAGCTTCCTATAGATGAAAAACATAACTATTCTCAATCTTACATCAAGACGCGACTTCTTGTTCTTCTCGGGGGCCGTGCCGCTGAAAAACTTGTCTTCAATGAGCTTACCACAGGTGCCGGTAACGATATTGAAATTGCAACCGAACTCGCCCGCAAAATGGTTTGTGAATGGGGTATGAGTTCCGAACTTGGTCCTCTGACATACGGCAAAAAAGACGAAGAAATCTTCCTCGGGCGGGAGATTGCGACTCATCGCGACTACAGTGAAATGACCGCCCAAAAGATTGATAAAGAAGTGGCAAGGATTGTGTGGGAAGTTGAAAATGAAAGTCTCGCTCTTCTAAAGAAGAATCTGGATAAACTTCATAATCTGGCACGAGAACTGCTTAAGCATGAGACGATCGACGGCGCAGACATGAATAAGATTATGGCCGGCAAGAAGTTGAGGAAGAAGGCATCCGTCTCTGCGAATGGTAGAAAAAATGCCAAGAAGAAGCCGAGAGGGCCTCGAAAGTCTGCGGGGAAGACAGCATAATCATCCACGACTTTTTGGTCTTCTCTTGAGTTATCTTTATTTCCGCACGTCACTTTTTATCATTTCAATCACCAGGCTAAAGCGTCCAAACCGGATTCTTTCATGGATAAATAAGTTGGTATGAACAGTTTGCTGAATGATCTGTTAAATTTGAACAGGACGCTTATCGTAGGTGTGCTGAATGTTACGCCAGATTCCTTTTCGGATGGCGGTAACAACCTCGATCCGGCAATTGCCATTGAGCGTGCCCACGCAATGGTTGCAGAAGGTGCTGATATTATCGACGTAGGCGGGGAATCGACACGACCCGGCGCCGTCCCAATCACGCTGGCAGAGGAGATGCAAAGAGTTCTACCTGTGGTACAAGAGTTGACGGCATCATTAGATGTTCCGGTCTCGATAGATACTTACAAGAGTCAACTGGCGCGGGAAACACTTGAGATGGGTGCCGAGATAATAAACGATATTTCGGGCTTGCGCTTTGACTCGGACATGGCTGGTGTTGTGGCGTACTACGGAGCTTCAGTCATCATTATGCATATGAAAGGGACGCCCAGAGACATGCAAATCGATCCACACTATGATGATCTGATGGGCGATCTGGAGCAGTTTTTTGTTGCTCAGATCAATGTTGCCAGGACTGCGGGCATCCGTGATGATCAGATTGTTATCGATCCAGGCATCGGATTTGGCAAGACGGTTGCGGATAATTTCATAATTCTGAATTCACTGCAGCTTCTGGTTCAACTCGGTTTTCCCGTTATGGTGGGGCCGTCCAGAAAATCGTTTATCGGCAGCACACTGGATCTTGCCGTGGATGACAGGCTTGAAGGGACGGCGTCAGCTATCACGGCTGCAATCCTGAACGGCGCCAGAATAGTACGAGTGCACGATGTTAAGGAAATGAAGCGCGTGGCGAAGATGACCGATGCGATACGGCTGGAGGGGGCTGCGGCATGACACTCTTTGAACTCGGCTTCCTAACGGTGACACTTCTCGATCTAATCGATATTGTGCTGGTGGCGTGGCTTTTTGTCAAATTATATGGCTATTTTAAGGGGACCCGTGCCGGCCATATGCTGGTGGGACTTGTTATTATCCTGCTCAGTTCATTCATTTTTCGCGCCGTAGGCATGCGCGGAATGACATGGATTATCGATCAGGTGCAGACTGTCTGGGTGGTGGCGTTTGTTATCCTGTTTCAGCCGGAATTGAGACGCCTGCTGATTTATGTGGGACGGACCCGGTTTTTCAGGCGACTATTCAGGGTCGGAACGTCAGCAACTATCGACGCTGTTGTGGAGGCGTCCAAGCAGATAAAGCAGAGAGGCTGGGGCGCCTTGATTGTCCTCCAGAGAGACACAGGTCTGAAAGTTATCAAGGAAGCAGGTACGCCCCTGAAATCAGAGGTCAGTGCTCCTCTGCTTACATCACTGTTTAACCCATCGTCACCTTTACACGACGGTGCAGTCATTATCCAGAATGACGTGATTGAAGCTGCGCAGTGCATCTTACCTCTCACTGAAAGTGAGCTGATAGATCCTGATATGGGTACAAGACACAGGGCCGCACTGGGTATCAGCGAGGAGACAGATGTTATCGCTGTTGTCGTTTCGGAGGAGAAGAGAAGAATCTCGGTGGCGCTGAACGGTATGTTCCATCTCAATCTCGACGAATTCGCCCTCAGAAGGTTTCTGAATGAGAACCTTTTTGTCGGCTCGGGCGAGTAGTACTCCTCTCTTTGAGATTGGCACCACTCATGTTTAACTTTTGACTTAATACCCGCGGAATGATGGACACTTCTGAACTACAGGAAAAATTTCGGCTGCTGGATGAGCACTATCAGCATCTTCGGGGGTATCTTTGACATTCCAAGCCTGGAATCCACTTTAGAGAAACTCAAGTCGAAGACGATGCAGGACAATTTCTGGGCTACCGCTTCTTCGGCTCAATCCACGCTTAAAAGAATTTCAGTCATTGAAAAGGAGTTGACTCTCTGGAGCGATGCCCAGACGAAGCGTGACGATCTCGAAGTTCTGCTCGACTTCTTAATGGAAGATGTGTCTATGAAGAGTGAGGCTGAGAGCGAGCTTGTTTCTTTAGAGACTATGGTCGATGATCTTGAGCTCAAACTGACTCTTAGCGGCAGCGATGATGCAAAAGATGCTATCCTAACGATTCATCCGGGAGCAGGCGGTACGGAATCACAGGATTGGGCCGACATGCTCTACAGGATGTATGTCCGCTGGATAGAGCGGCAAGGATTTAAATACGATGTGATTGATTATCAGCCGGGGGACGAGGCCGGTATAAAAGATGTTACTATCGAGGTGAAAGGTGAATATGCACACGGTCTCTTAAAAGCGGAAGTTGGTGTCCATCGCCTCGTCAGGATATCCCCTTTTGACGCTTCCAGCCGCAGACACACATCGTTTGCTTCTATCTTTATCTATCCTTTACTGGATGAAGAGATTGAAATTGATATCAAGACAGAAGATTTGCGAATTGACACCTACAGGGCCAGCGGGGCCGGCGGACAACATGTGAATAAGACGGATTCGGCGGTTCGTATTACTCATATTCCGACA from Candidatus Neomarinimicrobiota bacterium encodes the following:
- the prfB gene encoding peptide chain release factor 2 (programmed frameshift), whose amino-acid sequence is MDTSELQEKFRLLDEHYQHLRGYLDIPSLESTLEKLKSKTMQDNFWATASSAQSTLKRISVIEKELTLWSDAQTKRDDLEVLLDFLMEDVSMKSEAESELVSLETMVDDLELKLTLSGSDDAKDAILTIHPGAGGTESQDWADMLYRMYVRWIERQGFKYDVIDYQPGDEAGIKDVTIEVKGEYAHGLLKAEVGVHRLVRISPFDASSRRHTSFASIFIYPLLDEEIEIDIKTEDLRIDTYRASGAGGQHVNKTDSAVRITHIPTNIVAQCQNERSQHKNKANAMKILKARLYQRKLEEQAESIKELEDQKKDIGWGSQIRSYVFHPYMMVKDHRTKLEIGDAKRVMDGDLNKLIRTFLLQQASEKQNHAKEVN